In Porites lutea chromosome 1, jaPorLute2.1, whole genome shotgun sequence, a single genomic region encodes these proteins:
- the LOC140947157 gene encoding uncharacterized protein yields MASKFVLLLCLVALITPLWSFPLQTRIVKRDESSVSVVDNGPDDNGNDESESVLDGDESGDESGDEDDSGDGDDGDDDSGDEDGDDDSGDGDDSDDDSGDEDGDDDSGDGDDSDDDSGDEDGEDDSGDGDESDEDDSGDGEDGDDDSGDDDGDDSGDGDDGDDDSGDDDGDDSDDDSGDDDDDDSGDDDDDDSGDDGDDDSGDDDDDDSSDDDDDDSGDDDDDDSGDDDDDDSGDDNGEDGDDDSDDGDDGDEDDSGDGDDGDVDSGDDDDDDSDDDSGDDDDDDSGDEDGEDGDGDSDDGDDSDEDDSGDGDDGEDDSGDDDGDDSSNESDDGDDNGDDGDGDDTADDSDYGDENNDAGGVASQDDASDYIDKVMKGDDAHSMVGFENLYSSGGQRTSHGVLSIILGLSTILLFKIFY; encoded by the exons ATGGCTTCAaaatttgtgctccttctttgTCTCGTGGCTTTAATCACGCCACTCTGGAGTTTCCCATTGCAAACAAGAATTG tTAAACGTGACGAGTCTTCTGTAAGCGTGGTGGACAATGGTCCGGATGATAATGGAAACGATGAAAGTGAAAGCGTTCTTGATG GAGATGAGAGTGGTGATGAAAGCGGTGATGAGGATGACAGTGGCGATGGCGATGACGGTGACGATGATAGTGGTGATGAAGATGGAGATGATGATAGCGGTGATGGTGATGACAGCGATGATGATAGCGGTGATGAAGATGGAGATGATGATAGCGGTGATGGTGATGACAGCGATGATGATAGTGGTGATGAAGATGGAGAAGATGATAGCGGTGATGGTGATGAAAGCGACGAGGATGACAGCGGTGATGGTGAAGATGGTGACGATGACAGCGGAGATGACGATGGTGATGACAGCGGTGATGGCGATGACGGAGACGACGACagcggtgatgatgatggtgatgacagCGACGATGACAGCggtgatgacgacgacgatgacagcggtgatgacgacgacgatgacagCGGTGATGACGGCGACGATGACAGCggtgatgacgacgacgatgacagcagtgatgacgacgacgatgacagtggtgatgacgacgacgatgacagcggtgacgacgacgacgatgacagCGGTGATGACAATGGCGAAGACGGCGATGATGACAgcgatgatggtgatgacggCGATGAGGATGACAGCGGTGATGGCGATGACGGCGACGTTGATAGCGgcgatgacgacgatgatgacaGCGACGATGACAGCggtgatgacgacgacgatgacagCGGTGATGAAGATGGCGAAGACGGCGATGGTGACAGcgatgatggtgatgacagCGACGAGGATGACAGCGGTGATGGCGATGACGGCGAAGATGATAGCGGCGATGACGATGGTGATGACAGCAGTAATGAAAGTGACGATGgtgatgacaacggtgacgatgGAGACGGTGATGACACTGCCGACGATAGTGACTACGGTGATGAGAACAATGATGCTGGTGGTGTTGCAAGTCAGGATGATGCATCTGACTATATTGACAAAGTTATGAAGGGAGATGATGCTCATAGTATGGTTGGATTCGAAAACTTATATTCCTCTGGTGGACAGAGAACGAGCCATGGTGTTCTTTCAATAATTCTGGGCTTATCAACAATCTTACTTTTTAAGATATTTTATTAA